A region from the Rosa rugosa chromosome 6, drRosRugo1.1, whole genome shotgun sequence genome encodes:
- the LOC133715714 gene encoding laccase-12-like: protein MEALSSIFLLGLCLLFASSAMSTLADPKAHHHEFVIQATPVKRLCKTHNTITVNGQFPGPTLEVNNGDTLVVKVTNKARYNVTIHWHGIRQMRTGWADGPEFVTQCPIRPGGSYTYRFTVQGQEGTLWWHAHSSWLRATVYGALIIHPKQGDSYPFTKPNRQATLLLGEWWDGNPIDVVRRATRTGAAPNVSNAYTINGQPGDLYSCSSKGTVIVPIDSGETNLLRVINAALNQPLFFSVANHKLTVVGADASYTKPFTTKVLMLGPGQTTDVLITGDQPPSRYYLAASAYFSAQNAAFDNTTTTAILEYKSVRCNTTSCKKGKTVIKPTMPKLPAFNDTNTASAFTKSFRSPRKVEVPTEIDENLFFTIGLGLNKCPKHFRSRRCQGPNGTRFTASMNNVSFVLPNNMSILQAYQQNIPGVYTSDFPANPPRKFDYTGNVSRSLWQPSSGTKAYKLKYGSRVQVVLQDTSIVTPENHPIHLHGYDFYILAEGFGNFNPKTDTKIFNLVDPPLRNTVAVPVNGWAVIRFVADNPGAWMMHCHLDVHINWGLAMVFLVDNGVGELQSIEPPPVDYPLCS, encoded by the exons ATGGAGGCACTCAGTAGCATTTTCCTACTAGGCCTTTGCCTTCTCTTTGCTTCATCGGCAATGTCGACCTTGGCCGATCCCAAAGCTCACCACCATGAATTTGTT ATCCAAGCAACACCAGTGAAGAGGCTGTGCAAGACCCACAACACCATCACAGTGAATGGACAGTTCCCTGGACCAACCTTAGAAGTAAACAATGGCGACACTCTGGTCGTCAAAGTCACTAACAAAGCTCGATATAATGTCACCATTCACTG GCATGGCATTCGGCAAATGAGAACCGGATGGGCGGATGGGCCCGAGTTTGTTACACAATGTCCTATTAGACCAGGAGGGAGTTACACCTACCGGTTCACAGTCCAAGGTCAAGAAGGTACTCTGTGGTGGCACGCTCATAGCTCATGGCTTAGAGCCACCGTGTATGGAGCACTTATTATTCATCCGAAACAAGGAGACTCGTATCCATTCACTAAACCGAATCGTCAAGCAACACTTCTTCTTGGTGAGTGGTGGGATGGTAACCCTATTGACGTGGTGAGGAGGGCGACTCGCACAGGAGCAGCTCCAAATGTTTCTAACGCATATACCATTAACGGTCAACCCGGAGATCTTTACAGTTGCTCCAGCAAAG GCACCGTCATAGTTCCAATAGACTCTGGTGAGACCAACCTACTGAGAGTGATAAACGCCGCCCTCAACCAACCTCTTTTCTTCTCCGTCGCCAACCATAAACTGACTGTGGTTGGTGCTGATGCCTCGTACACCAAGCCTTTCACCACCAAAGTTCTCATGTTAGGCCCAGGCCAGACTACTGATGTTTTAATCACCGGGGACCAGCCACCATCTCGATACTACTTGGCGGCGAGTGCCTATTTCAGTGCACAAAATGCTGCATTTGATAACACCACCACCACAGCCATTCTTGAATACAAGTCCGTTCGTTGCAACACTACAAGTTGCAAAAAGGGTAAAACAGTAATTAAACCCACAATGCCAAAGCTGCCAGCTTTCAATGACACAAACACTGCATCTGCCTTCACTAAGAGCTTCAGAAGCCCTAGAAAAGTCGAAGTCCCAACTGAAATCGACGAGAACCTCTTCTTCACAATCGGCCTCGGACTCAACAAATGCCCTAAGCACTTTCGATCTAGAAGGTGCCAAGGCCCCAATGGCACACGCTTCACTGCTAGCATGAACAATGTCTCATTTGTGCTTCCAAACAACATGTCAATTCTCCAAGCTTACCAGCAAAACATTCCTGGAGTTTACACTAGTGATTTTCCAGCCAACCCGCCACGGAAGTTTGATTATACTGGGAATGTCAGCCGCTCGCTTTGGCAACCCAGTTCTGGAACAAAGGCATACAAGTTGAAGTACGGGTCTAGGGTGCAGGTGGTGTTACAAGACACAAGTATTGTCACACCCGAGAACCATCCCATTCATCTCCACGGTTATGATTTCTACATCCTTGCAGAGGGGTTTGGAAATTTCAACCCCAAGACTGATACTAAAATTTTTAATCTTGTTGATCCACCTCTAAGGAACACGGTCGCGGTGCCCGTAAATGGTTGGGCAGTCATCAGATTTGTAGCTGACAATCCAG GTGCTTGGATGATGCATTGTCACTTGGATGTTCATATCAACTGGGGTTTGGCCATGGTTTTCTTGGTGGACAATGGAGTTGGAGAGCTGCAATCAATAGAGCCACCGCCAGTGGATTATCCTCTGTGTTCCTAA